From a single Miscanthus floridulus cultivar M001 chromosome 8, ASM1932011v1, whole genome shotgun sequence genomic region:
- the LOC136473066 gene encoding protein RGF1 INDUCIBLE TRANSCRIPTION FACTOR 1-like, whose translation MMLRRVASAPEPDWLEALLATRFFLACAAHPASPRNECNMFCLDCRGAPPPAFCYYCRAHRHSSHRVIQIRRSSYHDVVRVSEVEDVLDISGVQTYVINSARVLFLNERPQPRGAGAAAGKAAASPYNCEICGRALLDPFRFCSLGCKLVDTKRSNGHAAADTDGGGGAANGNDEAAEAAGGSKNSGPGARPQGRRRKGTPHRAPFWS comes from the exons ATGATGCTGCGGCGCGTGGCGTCGGCGCCCGAGCCCGACTGGCTGGAGGCGCTCCTGGCCACGCGCTTCTTCCTCGCCTGCGCCGCGCACCCGGCGTCCCCGCGCAACGAGTGCAACATGTTCTGCCTCGACTGCAggggcgcgccgccgccggccttctGCTACTACTGCCGCGCGCACCGACACTCGTCCCACCGCGTCATCCAG ATACGGCGGTCCTCCTACCACGACGTCGTCCGCGTGTCCGAGGTGGAGGACGTGCTGGACATCTCCGGCGTGCAGACATACGTCATCAACAGCGCCCGGGTGCTCTTCCTCAACGAGCGGCCCCAGCcacgcggcgccggcgccgccgcgggcAAGGCCGCCGCCTCCCCCTACAACTGCGAGATCTGCGGCCGCGCGCTGCTCGACCCCTTCCGCTTCTGCTCCCTCGGATGCAAG TTGGTGGACACCAAGAGGAGCAACGGCCACGCGGCGGCGGacaccgacggcggcggcggcgcggccaatGGCAATGACGAGGCGGCGGAGGCCGCCGGCGGGAGCAAGAACAGCGGCCCGGGGGCGCGGCCGCAGGGCCGGCGGCGGAAGGGGACCCCACACCGCGCGCCGTTCTGGTCCTGA